The uncultured Treponema sp. genome includes a region encoding these proteins:
- a CDS encoding response regulator translates to MQVYYWQNADNELSSDFSIPSDCKKSGFRFSPGFIKGNLWCAVQRKSPQKFPAQILDLGPEIVDSAELYVFENDSWKKSGVAGRKIFNSQKSIKSWRVFLEIPEGHFFDECYILKIKNSDSTSCTFRFFSLEQFFEQTEFFSFIHIIFFVVMLVTAAALFVLFASLKEKLFLYLGIMTFAFFLYQVAMKGFGCTYIWNAFCQKLFFVRFGYIVCAIGLCFSQILFLENLSLEKNWLCKRILGLILFVCLVSVFLYGFCDDVKIPYIATICFLILGCAFCSMLLVHSVFKRKNIPSLLIFSWVPLFVYIIFRQSLHLLRLKFNVSLLSVFDNDYYFGYDICFVSHILIYGASIFIKVRQRQKEFNLLRESSYFLKSSAHELLAPVTIIQNSVEEMENIVNEFCRQNDFRGGGALKNFSACVKSANGNIQRIKNIALMVNSLERQEQNIQEASKMKSAVFVMNLFRQCLDNFISYARLKGIEISWTYSCGEELCVLVFPLFLETVFINLIDNAIKYSVEKTEIDVDIEWNSLNKTLVYKVSNFSENILEQNIEQLFTFGFRGKNIPENIAGMGIGLNLVRRICKLYNGNCNAVCVPVFKDGKNLHKVVFEARLPLEIVSGADENCVQKTEQLFYENEQELKISALQNYDFFQIMKGVKILCVEDNLSLLENIQLIFKPYCTVFSACNGKDALEKIKQEIPDLIISDMVMPVMDGKAFFEICRKDEVLKTIPFLFLTGVQDSKLRRVSIKEGAVDYIFKPFSQMELLLKVYSVLSLKINVKKDFARTITDFINKSAEISSGSKLNSNLPFASASDSKENRICAYKKFGLSSREIEIAELLLKNQTNKQIAKELFIATSTVATHIQHIYEKFGVKSRSEWIQAVMSL, encoded by the coding sequence GTGCAGGTTTATTATTGGCAGAATGCGGACAATGAACTTTCTTCTGACTTTTCAATTCCTTCCGATTGTAAGAAAAGCGGATTTCGTTTTTCGCCGGGATTTATAAAAGGCAATCTTTGGTGCGCCGTTCAACGCAAAAGTCCCCAAAAATTTCCTGCGCAAATTCTTGACCTTGGTCCTGAAATTGTGGATTCCGCAGAGCTTTATGTTTTTGAAAATGACAGCTGGAAAAAAAGCGGCGTTGCGGGAAGAAAAATTTTCAATTCGCAAAAATCAATAAAATCTTGGAGAGTTTTTCTTGAAATTCCTGAAGGCCATTTTTTTGACGAATGCTATATTTTAAAAATTAAAAATTCAGATTCAACTTCATGCACGTTCCGATTTTTTTCGCTGGAGCAATTTTTTGAGCAGACAGAATTTTTTTCATTTATTCACATAATATTTTTTGTCGTTATGCTTGTTACGGCGGCAGCTCTTTTTGTTTTGTTTGCAAGTCTAAAGGAAAAACTTTTTTTGTATCTGGGCATTATGACTTTTGCGTTTTTTCTTTATCAAGTTGCGATGAAAGGATTTGGCTGCACATACATTTGGAATGCTTTTTGCCAGAAATTGTTTTTTGTAAGATTCGGCTACATTGTGTGCGCCATTGGACTTTGCTTTTCGCAGATTTTGTTTTTGGAAAATCTTTCACTTGAAAAAAATTGGTTGTGTAAAAGAATTCTCGGCTTGATTTTATTTGTCTGCTTAGTTTCTGTTTTTCTATACGGATTTTGCGATGATGTAAAAATTCCATATATTGCGACAATTTGCTTTTTAATTTTGGGCTGCGCATTTTGCAGCATGCTTCTTGTGCATTCAGTTTTTAAGAGAAAAAATATTCCGTCGCTTTTGATTTTTTCTTGGGTTCCGCTTTTTGTTTATATAATTTTCAGACAGTCATTGCATCTTTTGCGACTTAAATTCAATGTGAGTTTGCTTTCTGTTTTTGACAACGATTATTACTTTGGCTACGATATTTGCTTTGTTTCGCACATTCTTATTTACGGTGCGAGCATTTTTATAAAAGTCAGGCAAAGGCAAAAAGAATTCAATCTGCTTAGGGAATCTTCGTATTTCTTAAAATCTTCAGCGCATGAGCTTCTTGCTCCGGTTACAATTATTCAGAATTCAGTTGAAGAAATGGAAAATATTGTAAATGAATTTTGCAGGCAAAATGATTTCCGTGGGGGGGGGGCTTTAAAGAATTTTTCTGCCTGCGTAAAAAGCGCGAATGGAAATATACAAAGAATAAAAAATATTGCGCTCATGGTAAATTCTCTTGAGCGGCAGGAACAAAATATTCAGGAAGCTTCAAAAATGAAATCCGCAGTTTTCGTTATGAATTTGTTCCGTCAGTGTCTGGACAATTTTATTTCTTATGCGCGGCTGAAAGGAATTGAAATTTCTTGGACTTATTCATGCGGCGAAGAACTTTGCGTTTTGGTTTTTCCTTTGTTTTTGGAAACTGTTTTTATAAATTTGATTGACAATGCGATAAAATATTCCGTGGAAAAAACTGAAATTGATGTGGACATTGAATGGAACAGTTTGAACAAAACGCTGGTTTATAAAGTTTCAAATTTTTCTGAAAATATTTTGGAGCAAAACATTGAGCAGCTTTTTACGTTTGGTTTTCGCGGAAAAAATATTCCAGAAAATATTGCGGGAATGGGAATCGGGCTTAATCTTGTGCGGCGAATTTGCAAATTGTACAACGGAAATTGCAATGCGGTTTGTGTTCCAGTTTTTAAGGACGGAAAAAATTTGCACAAGGTTGTTTTTGAAGCACGCTTGCCGCTTGAAATTGTTTCCGGCGCTGATGAAAATTGTGTTCAAAAAACGGAGCAGCTTTTTTATGAAAATGAGCAGGAACTGAAAATTTCCGCGCTTCAGAATTATGACTTTTTTCAAATAATGAAAGGCGTAAAAATTCTTTGCGTTGAAGACAATCTTTCGCTTTTGGAAAATATTCAGCTTATCTTCAAGCCTTACTGCACGGTTTTTTCCGCCTGCAATGGAAAGGATGCTCTTGAAAAAATAAAGCAGGAAATTCCCGATTTGATAATTTCGGATATGGTTATGCCGGTTATGGACGGAAAGGCTTTTTTTGAAATTTGCCGCAAGGATGAAGTGCTAAAAACAATTCCGTTTTTGTTTTTAACGGGCGTGCAGGATTCCAAGCTTCGTCGTGTTTCAATTAAGGAAGGCGCGGTGGATTATATTTTTAAGCCTTTTTCGCAAATGGAACTGCTTTTAAAAGTCTATTCGGTTTTGTCTTTAAAAATAAATGTTAAAAAAGATTTTGCAAGGACGATAACGGATTTTATAAACAAGTCGGCGGAAATTTCTTCTGGAAGCAAATTGAATTCAAACTTGCCGTTTGCATCTGCCAGTGATTCAAAAGAAAACAGAATTTGCGCTTATAAAAAATTCGGCCTGTCATCAAGGGAAATTGAAATTGCCGAGCTTCTTTTAAAGAATCAGACTAACAAGCAAATTGCAAAGGAACTTTTTATTGCCACTAGCACGGTTGCAACTCACATTCAGCACATATATGAAAAATTCGGCGTAAAAAGCAGAAGCGAATGGATTCAGGCAGTTATGAGCTTGTAG
- a CDS encoding type II toxin-antitoxin system Phd/YefM family antitoxin — MTIAKQMDIRANIKKYFDMAFNGEPVIVPRKENKNVVIVSEKEFKELEKAKNNAAYLAMLDKSDEQLRQGKVIVKTMEELEAMAAE, encoded by the coding sequence ATGACAATCGCAAAGCAGATGGATATTCGCGCAAACATAAAAAAATATTTTGACATGGCGTTCAACGGCGAGCCGGTCATCGTTCCGCGTAAGGAAAACAAAAATGTCGTCATCGTTTCTGAAAAAGAATTCAAGGAGCTTGAAAAGGCGAAAAACAACGCGGCTTACCTTGCCATGCTCGATAAAAGCGATGAGCAGCTTCGTCAGGGAAAAGTTATCGTAAAGACGATGGAAGAACTTGAGGCAATGGCGGCAGAATGA
- the pheT gene encoding phenylalanine--tRNA ligase subunit beta, with product MPKIEVNEKLFFNLLGTKYDWDTFEKKLTFAKAELDEKPDESAPENERVIKIELNDTNRPDLWSAGGVARCLREHEGKGHSDYSKFMSEEGKLKDTGNRLAVVDPALRHIRPFMVSFVISGKPIDNAMLIDIMQTQEKLAWNFGRKRKTISMGVYRAANLKWPVHFVAADPDNVSFVPLQGEEKQTCREILQNHPKGKEYGWILKDFEKYPVLQDDSGEIMSMSPIINSATLGQIEVGDKDLMVELTGVDMKDLMLAANIVACDFADAGYEILPVKVHHEYDTGFGNDVVIPYYFQQTAKARLSAINKKLGSSLSEDEVKDALVRMGSKVDVLNENGETVFVVHPAPYRNDFLHEVDVIEDVMIGKGLDFFKPEKPIDFTIGRLLPITVYSRKVKNIMAGIGYQEMIFNYLGSKKTYIDNMGIDGKNVIEIANPMSENYQFIRPSIIASLFEAEAQSGNAVYPHKIFEVGKIAFIDETENTGTKTIQSLGFLTASNNANFNEAASEVSTILYYLDHKYEVQETNDPRFIPGRQAGIMVNGKQAGIFGEIHPQILENWQVGVPCVAGEIDLEYLMATEPKEHSQNVQPKEEPKPESSAPKIDPVEYFNKHIELKVAKILSVETNPQGDKLYIEHLDDGSGTERIIQSGLRPYLKEEELLGKHVIIAANLAPRKMKGVESRGMLLASDYVEDGVEKVELLTAPWAAPGTQVVLEGFEPSEKPAKIDIDKFCKVEYKIVNKMAQAAGKNLVAAGKPIVMEKTVNADIE from the coding sequence ATGCCTAAGATTGAAGTCAACGAAAAACTGTTTTTTAATTTGCTTGGAACTAAATACGACTGGGATACTTTTGAAAAGAAGCTTACATTTGCAAAAGCCGAGCTTGATGAAAAGCCTGATGAATCTGCTCCAGAAAATGAGCGTGTTATAAAAATTGAGCTGAACGACACAAACCGTCCTGACTTGTGGTCTGCTGGCGGAGTTGCAAGATGTCTTCGCGAGCATGAAGGAAAAGGCCATTCAGACTACAGCAAATTCATGTCGGAAGAAGGCAAGCTGAAAGACACAGGAAACCGTCTTGCTGTTGTAGATCCGGCTTTAAGGCACATCAGACCGTTTATGGTTTCTTTTGTTATAAGCGGAAAACCTATAGACAACGCGATGCTTATTGACATTATGCAGACTCAGGAAAAACTTGCCTGGAACTTTGGACGCAAAAGAAAAACAATTTCAATGGGAGTTTACCGCGCCGCAAATTTAAAGTGGCCGGTTCATTTTGTTGCCGCCGATCCAGACAATGTGAGCTTTGTTCCGCTTCAAGGTGAAGAAAAACAGACTTGCCGTGAAATTCTTCAGAATCATCCAAAAGGAAAAGAATACGGCTGGATTCTAAAGGACTTTGAAAAATATCCGGTTTTGCAGGACGATTCCGGCGAAATTATGAGCATGAGCCCTATAATCAACAGCGCGACTTTGGGACAGATTGAAGTTGGCGACAAGGATTTGATGGTTGAGCTTACCGGCGTTGACATGAAAGACTTGATGCTTGCCGCGAATATTGTTGCCTGTGATTTTGCAGACGCAGGATACGAAATTCTTCCTGTAAAAGTTCACCACGAATATGACACTGGATTTGGAAACGATGTTGTTATTCCTTATTATTTCCAGCAGACAGCAAAAGCACGTCTTTCCGCAATAAACAAAAAGCTTGGCAGCTCTCTTTCCGAAGACGAAGTAAAAGATGCTCTTGTGCGCATGGGAAGCAAAGTTGATGTTTTGAATGAAAATGGCGAAACTGTTTTTGTTGTGCATCCGGCTCCTTACCGCAACGACTTTTTGCACGAAGTTGATGTTATTGAAGACGTTATGATTGGAAAAGGACTTGATTTCTTTAAGCCTGAGAAACCAATCGACTTTACAATCGGACGCCTTTTGCCAATTACCGTTTACAGCCGCAAAGTAAAAAACATAATGGCTGGAATCGGCTATCAGGAAATGATTTTCAATTATCTTGGCTCAAAGAAAACCTACATCGACAACATGGGAATCGATGGAAAAAATGTAATTGAAATTGCAAATCCGATGAGCGAAAATTATCAGTTTATCCGTCCGTCAATTATCGCTTCTCTTTTTGAAGCCGAAGCCCAAAGTGGAAACGCAGTTTATCCTCACAAAATTTTTGAAGTCGGAAAAATCGCATTCATCGATGAAACTGAAAATACCGGCACAAAGACAATTCAAAGCCTTGGATTTCTTACTGCTTCCAACAATGCGAACTTCAACGAGGCTGCAAGCGAAGTAAGTACAATTCTTTATTATCTTGACCACAAATATGAAGTTCAGGAAACAAATGATCCGCGCTTTATTCCGGGGCGTCAGGCTGGAATTATGGTGAACGGAAAACAGGCTGGAATTTTTGGAGAAATTCATCCGCAGATTCTTGAAAACTGGCAGGTTGGAGTTCCTTGTGTTGCCGGAGAAATTGACCTTGAATATCTGATGGCGACAGAGCCTAAGGAACATAGCCAGAATGTTCAGCCAAAAGAAGAGCCTAAGCCTGAATCTTCCGCGCCGAAAATTGATCCGGTTGAATATTTTAACAAGCACATTGAGCTTAAAGTTGCAAAAATTCTGAGCGTTGAGACAAATCCGCAGGGCGATAAGCTTTACATTGAGCATCTTGATGACGGAAGTGGAACAGAGCGTATTATTCAGTCTGGCTTGCGTCCTTATTTAAAGGAAGAGGAGCTTTTGGGAAAACACGTTATTATTGCCGCCAACCTTGCTCCAAGAAAAATGAAGGGCGTTGAAAGCCGCGGAATGCTGCTTGCCTCTGACTATGTGGAAGACGGCGTTGAAAAAGTTGAGCTTCTGACAGCTCCTTGGGCTGCTCCGGGAACTCAGGTTGTTCTTGAAGGTTTTGAGCCTTCTGAAAAGCCTGCAAAAATCGACATAGATAAGTTCTGCAAAGTTGAATACAAGATTGTAAACAAAATGGCGCAAGCCGCCGGAAAAAATCTTGTTGCTGCAGGCAAGCCGATTGTAATGGAAAAAACAGTCAACGCAGATATTGAATAG
- a CDS encoding bifunctional indole-3-glycerol phosphate synthase/phosphoribosylanthranilate isomerase gives MDILTEICEKRRADIKNKGFSFGHKIPQKRIRPVVPFLQKPGTILEIKRASPSKGWIAPELDAAETAKNYVKAGTKAISCLTEENYFHGSLEDLQNTTKKAGKKAAVLRKDFLLEPEEIEISYFCGADAVLLIGRILEQEKLLEMTKKAFEFGISVLLEIREESDIEKAFAVLELADSMACSEKIILGINSRDLANFTIDLLIPLKLKEKIRKIYKERKADFPFPRIISESGVTSPQAANFVGNLGFHAVLIGEAAARNPKNAKNLVKSFYKAANSKKLEYEYSFWKKISALLEEKSAKPLIKVCGLTTKEDAVKCAELGADILGFIFAEKSLRTNKPEDSAKISEIRAELKQLFESKKIKKMPLLVGVIVDSFSEEGNSVFQMCYQQILDGIQFHGCGNLVRGEFGYAAVPLAAENDLVALKELYSSGFPRVLVDAKNLESSNASGDLRYGGTGKTIPSEIVAKSKKAGPLWLSGGLNPENIRGMIKNFQPELVDVNSGVESKPGKKDFSKLEQFFSAVESAAQQ, from the coding sequence CCAGTTGTGCCATTCTTGCAGAAGCCAGGAACAATTCTTGAAATAAAGCGAGCCTCGCCTTCAAAAGGTTGGATTGCCCCGGAACTTGACGCCGCAGAAACCGCAAAAAACTACGTAAAAGCCGGAACAAAGGCAATCAGTTGTCTTACCGAAGAAAATTATTTTCACGGTTCGCTGGAAGATTTGCAGAATACCACGAAAAAAGCTGGCAAAAAAGCCGCCGTTTTGCGGAAAGATTTTTTGCTTGAGCCGGAAGAAATTGAAATCTCATATTTTTGTGGCGCGGACGCAGTCCTCTTAATCGGAAGAATCCTTGAGCAGGAAAAACTTCTTGAAATGACAAAAAAAGCATTTGAATTCGGAATTTCAGTTCTTCTTGAAATCCGCGAGGAAAGCGACATTGAAAAAGCGTTTGCGGTTCTTGAACTTGCGGATTCAATGGCTTGCAGTGAAAAAATAATTCTTGGAATAAATTCGAGGGATTTGGCCAATTTTACAATTGATTTGCTGATTCCGCTGAAACTAAAAGAAAAAATCAGAAAAATCTACAAAGAACGAAAAGCTGATTTTCCGTTTCCAAGAATAATTTCCGAATCTGGAGTTACAAGTCCGCAGGCGGCAAATTTTGTTGGAAATTTGGGTTTTCACGCAGTTCTAATCGGCGAAGCTGCCGCAAGAAATCCAAAAAACGCAAAAAATCTTGTAAAATCTTTTTACAAGGCGGCAAATTCAAAAAAACTTGAATATGAATATTCGTTCTGGAAGAAGATTTCCGCTCTTCTTGAAGAAAAATCCGCAAAACCGCTGATAAAAGTCTGCGGGCTAACAACAAAAGAAGATGCGGTAAAATGTGCGGAACTTGGCGCAGATATTCTTGGATTCATTTTTGCAGAAAAATCGCTGCGGACAAACAAGCCAGAAGATTCGGCAAAAATAAGCGAAATCCGCGCGGAGCTGAAGCAGCTTTTTGAATCAAAAAAAATCAAAAAAATGCCGTTGCTCGTCGGCGTGATTGTCGATTCGTTTTCTGAAGAAGGAAATTCGGTTTTTCAGATGTGCTATCAGCAAATTCTGGATGGAATCCAGTTCCACGGCTGCGGAAATCTTGTCCGGGGAGAATTTGGCTATGCGGCAGTTCCGCTGGCAGCAGAAAACGACTTGGTTGCGTTGAAGGAACTTTATTCCTCTGGTTTTCCACGAGTTCTGGTTGACGCAAAAAATCTGGAAAGTTCGAATGCAAGCGGTGATTTGCGCTACGGCGGAACAGGAAAAACAATTCCTTCCGAAATCGTCGCAAAATCAAAAAAAGCAGGTCCATTGTGGCTTAGCGGCGGATTGAATCCAGAAAATATTCGCGGTATGATAAAAAACTTTCAGCCGGAACTTGTTGACGTTAATAGCGGCGTTGAATCAAAACCGGGCAAAAAAGATTTTTCCAAACTTGAGCAATTTTTTTCAGCAGTTGAATCTGCTGCACAACAATAA
- a CDS encoding glutamate-5-semialdehyde dehydrogenase: MELDSICAELKKGAAQLALHTELQKNNALKCVSEAILKNKQEILSANQIDVENARANGTSESLVERLALNEKKFNDILDGIKTVIQQKDPVGKIVDGWKAPNGMEIRQVRVPLGVAAIIYESRPNVTADAFALAYKSGNSILLRGSSSALNSNKAIVKAIKEGLKNAGKNGVESALYLCESANHSEVNEILNAVGKIDVVLPRGSAKLINLVVENAKVPVIQTGAGVCHLYVDKSANLENAAKIAQNSKMQRPGACNAIETILVNRKVLKEFLPLLAKEFDEKVQIRADKECYSVLQNAGYKNLKEATDSDFGFEFLDFIVAIRQVESTEQAIEFINAHNTKHSECIATNDRNHALMFQQQIDAACIYVNASTRFTDGGVFGFGAELGISTQKLHARGPMGAEALTTTKFLIDGNGQIR; this comes from the coding sequence ATGGAGCTTGATTCAATTTGCGCTGAATTAAAAAAAGGAGCGGCACAACTTGCGCTTCATACAGAGCTTCAGAAAAACAATGCGCTAAAATGTGTTTCCGAGGCAATCTTAAAGAACAAGCAGGAAATTCTAAGCGCAAACCAAATTGACGTGGAAAACGCGCGCGCAAACGGAACTTCGGAATCCCTTGTTGAACGTCTGGCTCTAAACGAAAAAAAATTCAATGATATTCTGGACGGAATCAAAACTGTAATTCAGCAAAAAGATCCTGTTGGCAAAATTGTTGACGGCTGGAAAGCTCCGAACGGAATGGAAATCCGCCAAGTAAGAGTTCCGCTTGGAGTCGCTGCAATTATTTACGAAAGCCGTCCGAACGTTACAGCAGATGCGTTTGCGCTTGCCTACAAAAGCGGAAATTCTATTCTTTTACGAGGTTCTTCTTCTGCGCTTAATTCAAACAAAGCCATTGTAAAGGCAATCAAAGAAGGCTTAAAAAATGCCGGAAAAAACGGCGTTGAGTCTGCTTTATATTTGTGTGAATCCGCCAATCATTCCGAAGTAAACGAAATTCTCAATGCAGTCGGCAAAATCGATGTAGTTCTTCCACGCGGCTCTGCAAAACTCATAAATCTTGTTGTTGAAAATGCGAAAGTTCCGGTAATTCAAACTGGAGCCGGAGTCTGCCACCTTTATGTTGATAAAAGCGCAAATCTTGAAAACGCGGCTAAAATTGCGCAGAATTCCAAAATGCAGCGTCCGGGAGCTTGCAACGCAATTGAAACAATCCTTGTAAATAGAAAAGTTCTAAAAGAATTTCTTCCGCTTCTTGCAAAGGAATTTGATGAAAAAGTTCAAATCCGAGCAGACAAGGAATGCTATTCTGTCTTGCAAAATGCCGGCTACAAAAATTTAAAGGAAGCAACTGATTCCGACTTTGGATTTGAATTTCTTGACTTTATTGTTGCCATCCGCCAAGTTGAATCCACAGAGCAGGCGATTGAATTTATAAACGCGCACAACACCAAGCACAGCGAATGTATTGCCACAAACGACAGAAATCACGCGCTTATGTTCCAGCAGCAAATTGACGCGGCCTGCATCTACGTAAATGCAAGCACAAGATTTACAGACGGCGGAGTTTTCGGTTTTGGAGCGGAACTCGGAATCAGCACGCAAAAGCTTCATGCTAGAGGACCTATGGGAGCTGAAGCCTTGACCACAACAAAATTCCTAATCGATGGAAACGGTCAGATTAGGTAA
- the trpA gene encoding tryptophan synthase subunit alpha, with protein sequence MSNILMSHQVAGYPDDETCLAVGEALIAGGAKILEVQLAFSDPSADGVAIQTACSTVLSRKYTVKQGMAYMAEMHRRHPEIQIFIMTYASLVYRPGVENFVKMAVESGVTGLIVPDLPFDCDEGLTAACRKYGIHNIPVAAPSMTDERLKQMTDQKFEYIYAALRAGITGSKTVVTKEMLDFIDKTSAGGAKILGGFGITSEEQAKLIAPHVYAIVAGSVFVNIIRENYNAENPKASMLVIQEKITAKAKELCC encoded by the coding sequence ATGAGCAATATTTTAATGTCGCATCAGGTTGCAGGTTATCCAGATGACGAAACTTGCCTTGCAGTTGGAGAAGCATTAATTGCCGGTGGAGCAAAAATTCTTGAAGTTCAGCTTGCATTCAGCGACCCAAGCGCGGATGGAGTTGCAATCCAGACCGCATGCTCAACAGTGCTTTCAAGAAAATATACAGTAAAACAAGGAATGGCTTACATGGCAGAAATGCACCGCCGTCATCCAGAAATTCAGATTTTTATAATGACTTACGCCTCCCTTGTTTATCGTCCGGGCGTTGAAAATTTTGTAAAAATGGCTGTTGAATCCGGCGTTACCGGGCTTATTGTTCCAGACCTTCCGTTTGACTGCGACGAAGGACTTACCGCGGCCTGCAGAAAATACGGAATCCACAATATTCCTGTAGCCGCGCCTTCTATGACCGACGAACGCCTAAAGCAGATGACCGACCAGAAGTTTGAATACATTTACGCTGCGCTTCGGGCTGGAATCACAGGAAGTAAAACCGTTGTAACAAAAGAAATGCTTGATTTTATTGACAAAACTTCCGCAGGCGGAGCAAAAATTCTTGGAGGATTCGGAATTACAAGCGAAGAGCAGGCAAAACTGATTGCGCCGCACGTTTACGCAATTGTCGCAGGCTCAGTTTTTGTGAATATTATCCGCGAAAACTACAACGCAGAAAATCCAAAAGCCTCAATGCTGGTAATCCAAGAAAAAATCACGGCAAAAGCAAAGGAATTGTGCTGTTGA
- the trpB gene encoding tryptophan synthase subunit beta has translation MTESDKGFFGKFGGRYVAEVLRRPIEELEEAFHKCMKDSDFLKELEEIRTDFIGRPTPLYYAKRLSEQIGGAQIYVKLEGLANTGAHKINNAIGQALVAKRMGKTRIIAETGAGQHGVATAAACAKLGLKCRVYMGEVDVRRQQPNVSTMEMYGAEVVPVTTGSRILKDAINEAMRDWAANFNDTHYLIGSALGPSPFPDMVREFQAVIGRETKQQMAERGKKIDAMVACVGGGSNSIGFFEPFINETEPLLFGAEAGGIGPGKGNNASRMVGNDAVDGIMQGFKTRFLQDEDGQAGQTRSISAGLDYVGIGPQLAYLGETGRIKFEAIKDDEALNAVSVFAKTEGVLFAMESAHAGALALKLAPKMQKEQNIVVNMSGRGDKDIFITCPVFRPEEWKVFLQAELERLNAGKDIHFAASMAKNN, from the coding sequence ATGACAGAATCAGATAAAGGTTTTTTCGGAAAATTCGGCGGACGCTACGTTGCGGAAGTTCTTCGCCGTCCGATTGAAGAATTGGAAGAAGCATTCCATAAATGCATGAAAGATTCGGATTTCCTAAAGGAACTAGAAGAAATCCGCACAGATTTTATCGGTCGTCCCACTCCGCTTTATTACGCAAAACGACTTTCTGAACAGATTGGCGGCGCGCAGATTTATGTGAAACTTGAAGGGCTTGCAAATACCGGAGCGCACAAAATAAACAACGCAATCGGTCAGGCTTTGGTTGCAAAACGAATGGGAAAAACGCGCATTATCGCAGAAACAGGAGCTGGTCAGCACGGTGTGGCAACAGCCGCAGCTTGCGCAAAACTTGGACTAAAATGCCGTGTCTACATGGGCGAAGTTGACGTGCGCAGGCAGCAGCCAAATGTTTCTACAATGGAAATGTACGGAGCTGAAGTTGTTCCTGTTACAACTGGTTCGCGGATTCTAAAAGATGCAATCAACGAAGCAATGCGCGACTGGGCAGCAAATTTCAACGATACGCATTATCTTATAGGTTCTGCGCTTGGTCCTTCTCCATTCCCAGATATGGTTCGGGAATTTCAGGCGGTAATCGGACGAGAAACAAAACAGCAAATGGCAGAACGTGGCAAAAAAATTGATGCAATGGTTGCCTGCGTTGGCGGTGGTTCAAATTCAATCGGATTCTTTGAACCGTTTATAAATGAAACTGAACCTTTGCTTTTTGGCGCTGAAGCTGGCGGAATCGGGCCAGGAAAAGGAAACAACGCAAGCCGAATGGTTGGAAACGATGCTGTTGACGGAATCATGCAAGGATTCAAAACGCGTTTCCTACAAGATGAAGACGGGCAAGCCGGACAGACGCGCTCAATTTCTGCAGGTTTGGATTACGTAGGAATCGGTCCGCAGCTTGCATATCTTGGCGAAACAGGACGAATAAAATTTGAAGCCATAAAAGATGATGAAGCCTTGAACGCTGTTTCAGTTTTTGCAAAGACAGAAGGAGTTCTTTTTGCCATGGAAAGTGCCCACGCTGGTGCGCTTGCTTTAAAGCTCGCTCCAAAAATGCAAAAAGAGCAAAATATTGTGGTAAATATGTCTGGCCGTGGAGACAAAGATATTTTTATAACTTGTCCGGTTTTCCGCCCAGAAGAATGGAAAGTTTTCCTTCAGGCAGAACTAGAACGCCTTAACGCCGGAAAAGACATTCATTTTGCAGCGTCAATGGCAAAAAACAACTAA
- a CDS encoding Txe/YoeB family addiction module toxin — protein MSEITFTETGFEHYVYWQTQDKKTVQKINKLLKSISRDGALRGEGKPEKLKHKEGEYSRRIDKENRLVYEFSDDRITVKACRGHYED, from the coding sequence ATGAGCGAGATAACTTTTACAGAAACTGGATTCGAGCATTATGTTTATTGGCAGACTCAAGATAAAAAGACAGTTCAGAAAATCAACAAGTTGCTGAAAAGTATTTCTCGCGATGGTGCATTGCGTGGCGAAGGCAAACCAGAAAAACTAAAGCATAAGGAAGGCGAATACAGCAGACGGATTGATAAAGAAAACCGGCTTGTTTACGAATTTTCAGATGACAGAATTACTGTAAAAGCCTGCCGTGGTCACTACGAGGACTGA